The Kitasatospora paranensis genome has a window encoding:
- a CDS encoding nuclear transport factor 2 family protein → MSDTQQLWNDYAACWSAEPADRVAALGAVAAHEVAYRDPGTEVAGLTELAAYMAGFAAAFPGHRFRIDEVLEHHDRSLARWTQLDAHGTAASTGISAARHHEDGSLADITGFFLPA, encoded by the coding sequence ATGAGTGACACCCAGCAGCTCTGGAACGACTACGCCGCCTGCTGGTCGGCCGAGCCCGCCGACCGGGTCGCCGCACTCGGCGCGGTCGCGGCGCACGAGGTCGCCTACCGCGACCCGGGGACGGAGGTCGCCGGCCTGACCGAACTCGCCGCCTACATGGCCGGCTTCGCCGCGGCCTTCCCCGGCCACCGGTTCCGCATCGACGAGGTGCTGGAACACCACGACCGTTCCCTGGCCCGCTGGACCCAGCTCGACGCCCACGGCACAGCGGCATCGACCGGCATCAGCGCCGCCCGCCACCACGAGGACGGGAGCCTCGCCGACATCACCGGCTTCTTCCTGCCGGCCTGA
- a CDS encoding TetR/AcrR family transcriptional regulator: MGRKQLWEQDEVLASAMRLFRHRGYLGVSLRDIEEATGLHPGSLYRTFGSKDGLFHAALNAYNERVVQGRVRVHLLEPADPVAGIRSFFTSAIETGAEPDPGCLLTNTAVESFTLPGVTDGVHHGLAAIESGFADALSRARGRGDTPADLDVGATAAHLLAVYQGLLVLVRAGLPRTTLHSVTDGAMASIGSLKTHESKDDHE, from the coding sequence ATGGGGCGTAAGCAGCTCTGGGAGCAGGACGAGGTACTGGCCTCGGCAATGCGGCTGTTCCGGCACCGGGGGTATCTCGGTGTTTCGCTGCGGGACATCGAGGAGGCCACCGGTCTGCACCCGGGGAGCCTGTACCGGACCTTCGGGAGCAAGGACGGTCTGTTCCATGCGGCTCTGAACGCCTACAACGAGCGGGTCGTGCAGGGCCGTGTCCGGGTCCACCTGCTGGAGCCCGCCGATCCTGTGGCCGGTATCCGCTCGTTCTTCACCTCGGCGATCGAGACCGGGGCCGAGCCCGACCCGGGCTGCCTGCTCACCAACACCGCCGTCGAGTCCTTCACGCTCCCTGGGGTCACCGACGGCGTGCACCACGGCCTGGCCGCGATCGAGAGCGGCTTCGCCGACGCGTTGTCCCGTGCCCGAGGCCGTGGCGACACCCCGGCGGACCTCGACGTCGGGGCCACTGCCGCCCACCTGCTCGCCGTCTACCAGGGCCTGCTGGTGCTCGTCCGGGCCGGCCTGCCCCGCACCACACTGCACAGCGTCACCGACGGCGCGATGGCGTCGATCGGCTCCCTCAAGACCCATGAAAGCAAGGACGACCATGAGTGA
- a CDS encoding chemotaxis protein, protein METDELTADLLRDLRTVRPYPVVSLTMPTHRREPDNAQDPVRLRNLLAEAERRIDEDPAVARQARIDLRQQLERALADADLRHAQDGLVLYATTDSHQIWHLPREVPERVVLSDTFLTRNLVAAKAQALPYWVLVAAADRATLWSGAGDSLHQHERDGFPAVLEEGEWDVQHKERVGDQPSTFRDEDTRRFLRTVDAALAAVLADDPRPLLLVGLAQAVALLQEVGQAARTPAATVLKGNLTEGPESVLLDELAPARAGLVQQAASRIDAALDDARSRRTFAAGLDEVWDAVTTGRAHLVAVEEHFRRTVRLTDGHLTPLNGEPAGGWEDGVREDIVDELVEAALDNGAEVVFLPDDHLTDHNRIAAVLRY, encoded by the coding sequence ATGGAAACCGACGAGCTGACCGCCGATCTCCTGCGGGACCTGCGCACCGTGCGGCCGTACCCGGTGGTCTCCCTCACGATGCCCACCCACCGACGCGAGCCGGACAACGCCCAGGACCCGGTGCGGCTGCGTAACCTTCTCGCCGAAGCCGAGCGCCGGATCGACGAGGACCCGGCGGTCGCGCGCCAGGCCCGCATCGACCTGCGCCAGCAGCTGGAACGCGCCCTGGCCGACGCAGACCTGCGCCACGCCCAGGACGGCCTCGTCCTGTATGCGACAACCGACAGCCACCAGATCTGGCATCTGCCCCGCGAGGTACCCGAGCGAGTGGTCCTCAGTGACACGTTTCTCACCCGCAACCTCGTGGCAGCGAAGGCACAGGCGCTCCCCTACTGGGTCCTGGTTGCCGCTGCCGACAGGGCGACACTCTGGAGTGGCGCAGGCGACTCCCTGCACCAGCACGAGCGCGACGGCTTCCCTGCCGTGCTGGAGGAGGGCGAGTGGGACGTCCAGCACAAGGAACGCGTCGGCGACCAGCCGAGCACCTTCCGCGATGAGGACACCCGCCGCTTCCTGCGCACCGTCGACGCCGCGCTGGCCGCCGTGCTCGCCGACGACCCCCGCCCGCTGCTCCTGGTTGGCCTCGCCCAGGCGGTGGCACTGCTCCAGGAGGTCGGCCAAGCGGCCAGGACCCCTGCGGCCACCGTTCTCAAGGGCAATCTCACCGAAGGCCCCGAGAGCGTGCTGCTCGACGAACTCGCCCCTGCCCGCGCCGGGCTTGTGCAGCAGGCGGCAAGCCGCATCGACGCCGCGCTCGATGACGCCCGCAGCCGGCGCACCTTCGCTGCCGGCCTGGACGAGGTCTGGGACGCCGTCACCACAGGCCGTGCCCACCTCGTCGCCGTCGAGGAGCACTTCCGGCGCACCGTGCGCCTGACCGACGGGCACCTCACCCCACTGAACGGCGAACCCGCCGGCGGGTGGGAGGACGGGGTACGCGAGGACATCGTCGACGAACTCGTCGAAGCCGCACTGGACAACGGCGCCGAAGTGGTCTTCCTCCCCGACGACCACCTCACCGACCACAATCGGATCGCCGCCGTCCTGCGCTACTGA